The genomic region TTTGTCCAACTAGATCGGCATCgtcatgtgtatgtatttttacttCAATGTCGGTTGTGCACCAATCACCGATTGGTGAGTCTAGACTAGCGCCTGGAGTTTGTGGATTATATGGAGACTGTGGATTACCACCGGGTGTATTTGGTGAATATGTAGATGGGGATGGTGTATTCATGTAACCAACTGGATATGGAGATGGAGCTGGACTTGGGCTTGGATTGAAGGGACTGTAGCTACGATCTGAACCGTATAAAGTGCCTGGAGTTTGTGGTGCAAATTGTGTATTCATTTGATAACCAGGAGtacctaaaatgtaaaaaaaaaaaaaataaaataaaatggtaaaaataCTTCATGACTGAATTTTAAGTAGATATAATTACTTGGATTATAGCCAGGACTGGGGCTAGGTTCTTCCAGAGTGTAGTCAAAATCATTCGTACGTGCCGGAGTATTGGCTATGCTTGGATCCCAAGCGCCATGTCGTGGCGTCATACTGCCATCATGCGATGGTGTCATTGTACCACTGTAAGGCGTACGTCCTTCTGAATCCCAATTAGGTGTTTGATTACCAAGTAGTGGTGTCTTCGAGCCCACAGCTGCATAGACTGGTGTTTGTGAACCATATCCAGGCGTACGTGCTGGAGTGCGGCCATAAGTCGATACACTACCGCCCTCTTTTCCGGGAACACCAGCCATGGCAATATGGTTGCGATCAACAGATATAGTTTGACAAGAAGTGTGCAACTCGACACGAACCGTACACTCGGTTGCGTCTTTAACAATGCCAACAACacctaacaaaaaaatatttgacgagttaaaaaaaaaaatatcgattatatTATATCACGAGTTGAATACCTTTGTATGGACCTCCAgtgattttaattgttttacccAACATTTCGCGATCACGGGTAACGCGGAAACCGCCACGGCCTCCTCTACCACCTGTACGAGCGCCACGACCACCAGAAGGATGCATGGGCGATTGTATACGTGGTGACATAAAACCGAACCCTCCAAGTGTGCCTGCATTATTGGCCTGACTTTTGCTGCCACCAGCCAATTGCAAATGTCGTgttttacaaacaaatataccaCCGTTCTCTGTGTACATACGACAATGCAAGAAAGCCAAGCTCCGATAAAGATGTTTAATTTCGCCAGACCGGCCCTAAATTATAATGGTATATTAATGAATTATTACAATCATCTGATATGAATTTCTTACAGCATGCGGTCCTTCCATAACTTTAACTATATCCCTCCGTTTTATCTGATTCTGGTCTGCATCGAGAGCAATTGAATTGCGATTTTCTCTGCGCTTGTGCAGAGCTGTCGGTTTGCATTCGATAACCTTGCCATGCATTCCTAGAACATGGAAATTTTCCCTTTCCAATCGTACGATAACACCCACATTTTGCGGactgaaaataaagtaaattaatttcattttctagTAATAACAACTAAATGAACTTACTCAAGTTGTACAAGATCGCCCCATTGAAATTGACCCAAGCAATCGACACCTGTAGCTACATCGGAACAAAGTTGCAAGTCACGAGGCAATACCTCCAATTCGTGGTTAGTCAAATCTGATACTAATACAATACGCATTGGTTCCACGCGTATGATTAAGCCCGTTTCACCTTCGTATCGACCAGCCAAAACTCTGGCATGATCACCGGTTTTGAAGAATTTACGTAATTCGCTAGCTTTGAAAATTAAGGGatccttcaaaaaaaaatattttgtttatactttggaatattttcgaaatattattgGCAATTACCTTGAGGTCTTGATGTTTTGGCATTACAGTTATCATGCCACCATCAATTGCAATAATCTTTGCTTGCAAGTTTTCCAAGTCACCCACACAAACCTCTACGTTATCGCCCATTGAAAACGAGTGTGTGCTAGTGGGGTCATCCTTTGAACCAGCTACGATCTCCAAATTAACATCTAGTACAAAAATAATgacttaatataaaatatacatataaacggATGAAAATTGCTTACCTTCCGGTTGTTCTTCAAAACGTTCTAATTCTGCTAGTGTTGGTTTCACACCATCAACCAAAATAGCAgacattgtaaaatttttatacaaaaagccTTTACGCGAATAACGATTGccttcaaaaagtaaaaagtcGCCATCTGAATGAACTTCCCCGCCAATAGCCCTTAAAATAAAGAACATTTTGTTCGTAAAATattgacaaatataaaaaaatatgtattaccTAACAGCTTCTGGATCGAAAGGTTTAGCGGCAGGCTTGCGATTCTTTTTACGTTTGAAGTCATCAGAttcctttaaatttgaaaaatagtatttagtgaattcacatatgtacatacacatatagctAAATTGTAAATTATAATATGGACAATTAATATTACCGTTGCTGTAGTCCTTAGAGCTCCGCGCATCCGTGTATAATCAATTCTGGGCAGTAGTTTCAAATGCACTTGGTTTTGTGCCAAGTCAACATAATCGACTTGAGCTATATCATCCTTATATAAACCACGCTTGAGACGTACCCATTGCTTAACTTTCAATCCCACCTGCTCCTTTACCACTTTTAAAACATCTGTCATTTCCTTGATGGGAACCATTTCCTGTTTCCATTGTCCCATGCGCAAGTTACCCACATTGTCAATAGCGGTTTTTACATGTGTTTGTTTATATGACTCTAGATAAATATAACCCTTTACACCTTCCGGAGCCACAACTGATTTTATTTGTAAGGGCTCATCCGTATTACAATATGTTAAAAACTTGCGCATTAAAAGCAAGGCTGTTGCTTTTTCTTCGCCAATGCGACATTTTACCATCCATAGATTCGgatctctataaaatatttataacttaatatatattttttatgtgttgcctaaaatatttacttaattccTGGCAGTAAAGTTTGCTGCGTAATTTCATCGGACATTTCTTCACCACCATCACCAAAATGCCGTTTAACAACAGATTCATCAgcatatttttttcgtaaatactCCTCAATTTCATCTTCCTTTTGAGtgctgaaaataattattttaataaaatatgtctaaaaagcaaatatttttttattttgcacttaCTCCCATAAATTAGTGCCACGACGCCGTATTTCTATATCACGTGCGGTGGGACCTAATTCATCGATTTCATTGCCCACAATTCCTAGTTCATTAGCTCCTTCTTCCCATTCATCATCTTCATCGACCTATCCAGCAAATTTGTATGAATACTCACTATTGATTGCACATGCACTTAATAACACAGTAAATAACTTACCTCGTCATCAACTTCAGCTTCGTCAATGATAAATCCACCAAAAcgttccttcttcttctttttacgTGGACGATCATCGTCTTCATCCTCCTCTTCGTCATATTCCGAATCCACTTCATCACCATCAAGATCCTCACCATCCTCAGGTTCTTCATCACCAGAACGACTTCTACTTTTACGTTGTCTATTGCGGGATGGACTCTCATCTTCCGAGCCCGATGCATCAGAACGCGAACGTGAACGCGATCGGGATCTAGAGGGCGATTTAGAGCGTGAACCTGAACGTGACCGATAAACCGAACGAGAACGCGATCGTGCACTACGCTGTGATTTGTTTGAACTCAAAGAGCCCTCATCCGATCCACTATCGGAAGCATTACTTGCCTCTGAATCCGACATCGCAATTTTAAATTACGTTAAAACCACTCCGTAAACACTTGAAGCACTTgtgtttttcacaaaattttttaaaagaataaaCACCAAACCACAAAACCAGGTCTATTTAAGattgattttctttacaaacACAGAGTGAAACaaatatgaagaaaaccagAAACACGtggaaattaaacaaaaaacagagaAGTCTAAACCTTACTATTGAGGAAAAAAGATGAAcctaacaaaaaacgaaaacaatatAACCGAAGAGCCTtatgaaataagaaaataaggTTTATATACAGTATAAAGTTTAGAACAATAGCAAAAAATCGAAAGAAGAATGAATTAAGACAATTTAACAATTGTGTTCAACCGTTCCCACAGGGCAACACTGTTCCGCAGTTTTTAATTATTCCATTCCATATCGTTTCAGAGAACAGTTTATTTAGATGCAGGCGAGCAGGAAAGTATGTCGTCACTAAATAAAAATGGCTTAAAAATTACTGTCAAAAATTCCTCAAGCCCAGATTTTGTATAGCGCATAAGTAAATAAGAGCGGCGAACCCGCTGGACGttcaaaaaaattcgattttgacAGCGCGTTAAGAAGTAAAGCTGGCTGCTGAAaacaaattgtaatttttcaGGAAATTATTAGGGTGTTTCAACAGGATTTGACTggtaattatcaaaatgttTAATCCCAGAAATATTTTCCGGGCCTGCGCATGTGTTCTCTCAAATGGCGAAAGctacaaattatatattgaatGATTTGTTGATGTTCATTCCGGAAGTGAAAAGTGACAACCCCACAAAACACATTAACAAAAATGGCAACATAGCACCCGTGTTTTTTTAAAACAGTGTTCAGTAGCCTTAgcccagtggtcggcatttcttagcacaattgtgcaaactaacttcacacatctgtcgttcagtcgttgtcgagccagcaacgaattaacatcacgcaagactatagcgcaaaaccaaatatgccctgggAGAAATATCTTATGATTCTAattgcctttggtgccatgcaatgccttttatgttccaagtcttttaaagataatatggaatatatccttaaaagacattttgttaattttcattatactaataattatttataaaatttgtttaaatttaattccaatttctcactgagctacttttttttcgtgctcaccaacatagtgacagatcctctcatgccgaccactgcctTAGCCTATAGAGCACTCTCTGAGCGTGCTTTGAGTTATATGTTCGAACAGAgactttagaaaatattttgcatactaTTTTCGTACAGAAACGATTGAAAGGaaaccagttttggtccttattACACTCTAAAAAATACTCactgatttaaaaatattatttttcgccAAGGTACTTTTCTTGCCGCTTTCTATTCAACAAACTACGACTTGGCACAGTTTAATTTTACACATCTGTATGCAATCAAaggacatttttttcaattccatgCTTATTTTATTGAACTCATCgtatttcgtaaaaaaaattaacttcattatttcaagttgaaagttttaaaataatgcAGCAGCAActcaaacataatttaaaaatatataggtaCTTTATGTTCGTACATACCTAATTGACGCAtcttcaacttattttattattaaagccgtaataaaattaaagtaaattataacCTTTAGTTATACTCCAGCCAGTTATTACGAAAGGCAAATAAATCCAAAATAAGCTCGCCCACTACTGCATCCACATAAAAAGCGTTCCGTTTCTCATTGAATGTAGGCACGCTAATATTTTGTCTTGAGCAAATTTTCcttgaaacaaaatataaataaaattacatttctataattaaaattatttttataatacttaCAGTAATTCATTaatagatattttgtttttaaagtacTCTTGTAATTTGAATACGCCAAATATCTTTGCAGCAAGTGCCACCATGCAAAACTGGTCAGGATTCTTATTGTACAGAATTACAAAGGTTAATCTGTCTCTCCTTAAGCAAGGCTCAACAACCTTTGCAACAGCATCACGCAACCATTCTTGCGGATACTTACGAAATATCAAGTCCGACTGGGAAATATATACTGCAAAAAACTGCTTTTGCAAACATGCAAAGTCTCTCTTTCCGTCCAAACATGTGTGAGTTTTCTTCTTTAAATCAAGGCGCTTTGAAGTGCTCTCTCTTTGCATAGATGTGTCTCCATTCCAGCTTATAACAGCATTAAACGAAGTTATAAATTTGTTAGGCACTGCTTTAGGACGTAATCCAATATTAAGTGGTTTTATAAAACCACAAGCCTGATCTTCAAAGGCAAATACTCTTTCCAAGGTATCGAATAAACGGGAAACTGCAGCTAGAAATGAATTAGTTCGTCGCCACTTGTCTATGCTGCcacaattttgcaaaaaattcatatatgcacaataaaaatattgtcgTGTTTTTAGTAGAAGTTGAGCGGTCGTATGCTC from Bactrocera tryoni isolate S06 chromosome 3, CSIRO_BtryS06_freeze2, whole genome shotgun sequence harbors:
- the LOC120771383 gene encoding transcription elongation factor SPT5, yielding MSDSEASNASDSGSDEGSLSSNKSQRSARSRSRSVYRSRSGSRSKSPSRSRSRSRSRSDASGSEDESPSRNRQRKSRSRSGDEEPEDGEDLDGDEVDSEYDEEEDEDDDRPRKKKKKERFGGFIIDEAEVDDEVDEDDEWEEGANELGIVGNEIDELGPTARDIEIRRRGTNLWDTQKEDEIEEYLRKKYADESVVKRHFGDGGEEMSDEITQQTLLPGIKDPNLWMVKCRIGEEKATALLLMRKFLTYCNTDEPLQIKSVVAPEGVKGYIYLESYKQTHVKTAIDNVGNLRMGQWKQEMVPIKEMTDVLKVVKEQVGLKVKQWVRLKRGLYKDDIAQVDYVDLAQNQVHLKLLPRIDYTRMRGALRTTATESDDFKRKKNRKPAAKPFDPEAVRAIGGEVHSDGDFLLFEGNRYSRKGFLYKNFTMSAILVDGVKPTLAELERFEEQPEDVNLEIVAGSKDDPTSTHSFSMGDNVEVCVGDLENLQAKIIAIDGGMITVMPKHQDLKDPLIFKASELRKFFKTGDHARVLAGRYEGETGLIIRVEPMRIVLVSDLTNHELEVLPRDLQLCSDVATGVDCLGQFQWGDLVQLDPQNVGVIVRLERENFHVLGMHGKVIECKPTALHKRRENRNSIALDADQNQIKRRDIVKVMEGPHAGRSGEIKHLYRSLAFLHCRMYTENGGIFVCKTRHLQLAGGSKSQANNAGTLGGFGFMSPRIQSPMHPSGGRGARTGGRGGRGGFRVTRDREMLGKTIKITGGPYKGVVGIVKDATECTVRVELHTSCQTISVDRNHIAMAGVPGKEGGSVSTYGRTPARTPGYGSQTPVYAAVGSKTPLLGNQTPNWDSEGRTPYSGTMTPSHDGSMTPRHGAWDPSIANTPARTNDFDYTLEEPSPSPGYNPSTPGYQMNTQFAPQTPGTLYGSDRSYSPFNPSPSPAPSPYPVGYMNTPSPSTYSPNTPGGNPQSPYNPQTPGASLDSPIGDWCTTDIEVKIHTHDDADLVGQTGIIRTVSNGVCSVFLRQEDRSVSIVSEHLAPVPPEVGDEFKVIFGDERESVGKVRSISDKDTSLCQINDEIKLLPTAYLCKMKSID